A single Echinimonas agarilytica DNA region contains:
- a CDS encoding DUF6279 family lipoprotein: MYKPLTIVFAILLLSGCSFKTTYGWLDWIVPWYVDDYVSLNASQEAVLDHELALVLDWHQREELKRYAAEIEVFRGQIATQSWTPRQWLEQRSRIQSHQQRLLAVVAPGLKKIITSLSEQQINELLVNVDESFNDYLDEAEERSDEEWAEHWQERTEDTVEKWLGRLTSQQKQLIENWSAVRPYDYEIVRQQGLHWRSLLKQLLKPRPEHQSELTFQQIFMNDPVTHTDTFATYLKQVRLAYAQLYADLHPSLTKKQRQHLDRELADWQQDFIDVANEYEPDTITNDSKELTHGPSDARPEQHAAAGG, translated from the coding sequence ATGTATAAGCCCCTAACCATCGTCTTTGCCATCCTTTTACTCTCAGGGTGTAGCTTTAAAACAACATATGGATGGCTTGATTGGATTGTGCCTTGGTATGTTGATGATTATGTTTCTTTGAATGCGTCGCAAGAAGCGGTGCTTGACCACGAACTGGCGTTAGTACTCGACTGGCATCAACGCGAAGAATTAAAACGATACGCTGCAGAAATCGAAGTGTTTCGTGGCCAAATCGCAACTCAATCATGGACCCCTCGACAGTGGTTGGAGCAACGTAGCCGAATTCAATCTCATCAGCAACGCCTGCTTGCGGTTGTAGCGCCAGGTTTAAAAAAAATAATCACGTCTCTGTCAGAACAACAAATCAATGAGTTGCTTGTAAACGTTGATGAAAGCTTTAATGACTACCTAGATGAGGCAGAAGAACGCTCAGACGAAGAGTGGGCAGAGCATTGGCAAGAGAGAACCGAAGACACAGTAGAAAAATGGCTGGGGCGACTCACCTCTCAACAAAAACAGCTTATTGAGAATTGGTCTGCCGTACGGCCCTATGATTATGAGATCGTACGGCAGCAAGGTTTGCATTGGAGATCTTTGTTGAAGCAGTTACTCAAACCTCGACCTGAGCATCAATCTGAGCTTACTTTCCAGCAAATTTTTATGAACGATCCGGTGACACACACCGATACATTCGCCACTTATTTAAAACAGGTACGGTTGGCTTATGCTCAGCTTTATGCTGACCTTCACCCCTCATTGACTAAAAAGCAACGCCAACATCTCGACCGAGAGCTTGCCGACTGGCAGCAAGATTTCATTGATGTTGCGAATGAATATGAACCCGATACGATCACTAATGACAGTAAGGAATTGACCCATGGGCCCTCTGATGCTCGACCTGAACAGCACGCAGCTGCAGGCGGATGA
- the nagZ gene encoding beta-N-acetylhexosaminidase — MGPLMLDLNSTQLQADEHKLLQHPAVGGVIFFTRNFESRSQLISLISEVRAAANKPLILAVDHEGGRVQRFRSGFSAIPAMADIPVLAADCGWNEKRLARELGWLMAAEVLACDIDISFAPVLDLNGISEVIGNRSFGTTSERVIDLADAFIEGMHDAGMKCTGKHYPGHGSVAADSHIAIPVDERSKACVENDEQVFRELIDANQIDAIMPAHVIYPEFDDKPAGFSKFWLDRLRQDLSFEGVIFSDDLAMKGAEPMGSYPQRAQAALNAGCDMVLLCNDREGVNELLANTAWRNGFEDSQRIKTLLNSTTTEWDYLHSCERYTQLLSAIPSIAIKE; from the coding sequence ATGGGCCCTCTGATGCTCGACCTGAACAGCACGCAGCTGCAGGCGGATGAACATAAATTACTGCAACATCCTGCTGTGGGTGGTGTTATCTTTTTTACCCGAAATTTTGAAAGCCGCTCTCAGCTGATCTCGCTGATTAGCGAAGTGAGAGCCGCAGCCAATAAACCTTTGATATTAGCTGTTGACCACGAAGGGGGACGTGTTCAACGTTTTCGTTCAGGCTTTTCCGCAATTCCAGCAATGGCTGATATTCCAGTGCTCGCCGCTGACTGTGGTTGGAATGAAAAAAGGCTCGCGCGCGAATTAGGTTGGCTTATGGCAGCTGAAGTGTTGGCATGCGATATTGATATTAGTTTTGCGCCTGTATTAGATTTGAATGGGATCAGTGAAGTCATAGGCAATCGCTCGTTTGGTACCACATCAGAGCGTGTCATTGACTTGGCAGATGCATTTATTGAAGGTATGCATGATGCAGGCATGAAATGCACTGGTAAGCATTACCCAGGGCACGGCAGTGTGGCCGCAGACTCACACATTGCTATACCTGTGGACGAGCGTTCCAAAGCCTGTGTGGAAAACGACGAGCAGGTCTTTAGAGAATTGATTGACGCGAATCAAATTGATGCCATTATGCCTGCCCATGTGATTTACCCTGAGTTTGACGATAAACCTGCGGGGTTTTCCAAATTTTGGCTCGATCGGTTACGCCAAGATTTAAGCTTTGAAGGTGTGATATTTTCGGATGATTTAGCTATGAAGGGCGCTGAACCAATGGGCAGTTACCCACAACGGGCTCAAGCTGCATTGAACGCGGGTTGCGATATGGTCTTGCTGTGCAACGATCGTGAAGGCGTGAATGAGCTACTCGCTAATACGGCTTGGCGAAATGGATTTGAAGACTCGCAAAGAATCAAAACTCTGTTAAACTCCACAACAACTGAGTGGGATTATTTGCACTCTTGCGAACGCTATACTCAGTTGCTTTCGGCAATTCCCTCAATCGCCATCAAGGAATAG
- the ycfP gene encoding alpha/beta hydrolase YcfP encodes MIIYLHGFDSTSPGNHEKILQLKFIDPDVRFVTYSTRHPKHDMSHILKEIKRELDNSNDKSPLLVGVGLGGYWSERVAFLSGIRSVIFNPNLHPQDNMVGKIDRPEEYADIGTKCVSAFREKNKEKCLCILSTQDETLNNRASAEELEPYYKVIWDDQQTHKFKSIAAHLPAIQEFKQQDL; translated from the coding sequence ATGATCATTTATTTACACGGATTCGATTCAACCAGCCCCGGTAATCACGAAAAAATATTACAGCTTAAATTTATTGATCCTGACGTCCGTTTTGTCACATATAGCACGCGTCACCCGAAGCATGATATGAGTCATATTCTCAAAGAAATAAAGCGAGAGTTAGACAACAGCAATGACAAGTCTCCGTTACTGGTTGGAGTCGGGTTAGGTGGTTACTGGAGTGAACGAGTTGCTTTTTTAAGCGGTATTCGCTCGGTGATATTTAATCCAAATTTGCACCCACAAGACAACATGGTTGGCAAAATTGACCGACCTGAAGAATATGCAGACATTGGTACTAAATGTGTCAGTGCATTTCGTGAAAAAAATAAAGAAAAATGCCTCTGTATCCTTTCCACACAAGACGAGACTCTGAATAACAGAGCAAGTGCGGAAGAACTCGAACCCTACTACAAGGTCATATGGGACGATCAGCAAACTCATAAATTCAAATCAATTGCTGCTCATTTACCGGCCATTCAAGAGTTCAAACAACAGGATTTATAA
- a CDS encoding NAD(P)/FAD-dependent oxidoreductase, whose product MTISRIVIVGGGAGGLELATRLGNKLGKRNKAEVTLVDKNRTHLWKPLLHEVATGALDDGTDAVSYRAHAANHGFDFQLGSMSGIDRDKKQLIMAPLLGEDGEQVLPQRSIDYDYLVIAIGSVSNDFGTLGVKEHCIFLDSPDQAHRFHRKMLDLFFRLHVQGAESDPLRIAIVGGGATGVELSAELHNAARQMKSYGVRHVSQSNLKVSLVEAGERILPALPPRISGAAHQELTKLGVKVSTATMVTEATSEGLMTKDGHLIQADLMVWAAGIKGSDFLKDIADLETNRNNQLVVKPTLQTSRDDSIYVIGDAASCPMGDGKFVPPRAQSAHQMASHAYKNIRAQLNGEAQSDYVYKDHGSLVSLSRFSTVGSLMGNLTNGSMMVEGRIARMVYISLYRMHQVALHGYFKTAMVTFSDKISRVFKPKLKLH is encoded by the coding sequence ATGACTATATCTCGCATCGTCATCGTTGGCGGCGGCGCGGGCGGGCTTGAGCTCGCCACTCGACTGGGTAATAAGTTGGGTAAGCGCAATAAAGCAGAAGTCACCCTTGTTGACAAAAATCGTACTCACTTATGGAAACCCTTACTGCATGAAGTTGCCACTGGGGCGCTTGATGACGGTACCGATGCTGTGAGCTATCGTGCGCACGCAGCCAATCATGGTTTCGACTTTCAACTTGGCAGCATGTCGGGTATTGACCGCGATAAAAAGCAGTTGATCATGGCTCCGCTGCTTGGCGAAGATGGTGAGCAAGTTCTTCCTCAGCGTTCGATCGACTATGATTATTTGGTCATAGCCATCGGTAGCGTGTCGAATGATTTCGGAACGCTGGGTGTAAAAGAGCACTGTATCTTTTTGGATAGTCCGGATCAGGCTCATCGTTTTCATCGTAAAATGCTCGACTTATTCTTCCGTCTGCATGTTCAAGGAGCTGAGAGTGACCCGCTACGAATTGCCATTGTTGGCGGTGGAGCAACGGGAGTCGAGTTGTCGGCTGAATTGCATAATGCTGCTCGGCAAATGAAAAGTTATGGCGTACGCCACGTGAGCCAAAGTAATCTTAAAGTCTCCTTAGTTGAGGCTGGAGAGCGAATTTTACCCGCTTTACCTCCTCGTATTTCGGGGGCTGCTCACCAAGAGTTGACCAAGCTTGGAGTGAAGGTGTCTACGGCAACCATGGTGACCGAAGCTACGTCTGAAGGGTTAATGACCAAAGACGGTCACTTGATACAAGCTGACTTAATGGTTTGGGCTGCAGGAATTAAAGGCTCTGATTTTCTAAAAGATATTGCGGACCTTGAAACTAATCGAAACAATCAACTGGTTGTAAAACCGACCTTGCAAACCTCGCGAGACGATTCAATCTACGTGATTGGGGACGCGGCAAGCTGTCCAATGGGTGATGGAAAGTTTGTGCCACCTAGAGCGCAATCAGCGCATCAAATGGCCAGTCATGCTTATAAAAATATTAGAGCTCAACTTAATGGTGAAGCTCAGTCTGATTATGTTTATAAAGATCATGGCTCTCTTGTGTCATTAAGTCGCTTTAGTACCGTGGGTAGTCTCATGGGCAATTTAACCAACGGCTCAATGATGGTCGAAGGGCGTATTGCACGCATGGTTTATATCTCACTATATCGAATGCACCAAGTTGCGTTGCACGGTTATTTTAAAACAGCCATGGTGACGTTTTCAGACAAGATTAGTCGTGTGTTCAAACCTAAGCTTAAACTTCACTAA
- a CDS encoding heavy metal-binding domain-containing protein — protein sequence MIIATTEHIGGYTIVENLGVVTGNIVQSKHVGRDIMAGLKTIFGGEIRGYTEMLSEARDNAQARMLEQAQTLGADAVVGVRFTSSAIMDGASELMVFGTAVKIRRS from the coding sequence ATGATTATTGCGACAACCGAGCATATTGGTGGTTATACCATCGTTGAAAATTTAGGCGTGGTGACGGGGAATATCGTTCAGTCTAAACATGTTGGACGCGACATTATGGCTGGGTTGAAAACAATCTTTGGTGGCGAAATTAGAGGGTATACCGAAATGCTATCAGAGGCGCGAGACAACGCGCAGGCTCGCATGCTTGAGCAGGCGCAGACTCTGGGCGCGGATGCCGTAGTAGGGGTTCGATTCACATCCAGTGCGATTATGGATGGTGCCTCTGAACTCATGGTGTTTGGAACGGCAGTTAAGATCCGCCGGTCTTAA
- a CDS encoding ceramidase domain-containing protein produces the protein MLTQLNNYCERLDFSFWSEPANALTNIGFILVGMLALSLLNRGDTKPLSLTILAMFMVIIGIGSFLFHTFATRWAMLADIIPIYIFQIIFLFAYPRQVLKLSWVQTSLCFVLYIAVVLGSKYLPFSLNGSEMYLPTIAALVVFSMAHKRRYQTYDRALMLGSVIFAASLLFRTIDQAICSTIPLGTHFLWHSLNSLVLFLCWFSIYRYHALLETKRDAG, from the coding sequence ATGCTGACTCAATTGAATAACTACTGTGAACGGCTTGATTTCAGTTTTTGGTCGGAGCCTGCCAATGCGCTAACCAACATCGGCTTTATATTGGTGGGAATGCTCGCATTGTCATTGCTCAACCGCGGTGATACCAAACCGTTGAGCTTGACCATATTGGCGATGTTCATGGTAATTATTGGGATTGGCAGCTTCCTATTTCATACTTTTGCTACCCGCTGGGCAATGCTCGCAGACATCATTCCTATCTACATTTTCCAAATTATTTTCTTGTTTGCCTACCCTCGACAAGTCCTGAAGCTAAGCTGGGTTCAAACGAGCCTATGTTTTGTCTTATATATTGCAGTGGTGTTGGGGAGCAAGTATCTCCCGTTCAGTTTGAATGGTTCGGAAATGTACCTGCCTACCATTGCGGCGCTGGTGGTGTTCAGTATGGCGCACAAACGTCGCTATCAAACTTACGATAGAGCCCTCATGTTGGGGAGTGTTATCTTTGCAGCATCGCTGTTATTTCGCACGATTGATCAAGCCATATGTTCAACCATACCGCTGGGCACACACTTCTTATGGCACTCTTTGAATTCGTTAGTTTTATTTTTGTGTTGGTTTAGCATTTATCGCTATCACGCCTTACTCGAGACCAAACGAGACGCTGGCTAA
- the udk gene encoding uridine kinase yields the protein MSISVVIAVAGASASGKSLIARTIHDEILAERDVCDVVIISEDSYYKDQHHLSMAQREQTNYDHPEAFDHDLLSEHLAQLKQGNAVNVPMYSYETHTRSDETTRLEPAQVVIIEGILLLNSPLLREQFDVSLYMDTPLDICLLRRLSRDVKERGRTMDSVINQYVSTVRPMFQQFIEPSKQYADLIIPRGGKNRIAIDILKSRIHQLLEGHA from the coding sequence ATGTCGATATCTGTAGTGATTGCTGTGGCAGGGGCGAGCGCTTCTGGCAAGAGCTTAATTGCACGAACTATTCATGATGAAATTCTAGCCGAGCGCGACGTTTGTGATGTAGTGATCATCTCGGAAGACTCGTATTACAAAGATCAGCACCACCTTTCCATGGCGCAACGAGAGCAAACTAATTACGATCACCCCGAAGCATTTGATCATGATTTGTTGTCTGAGCATTTAGCGCAGTTAAAACAAGGCAATGCAGTTAATGTGCCTATGTATAGCTATGAAACCCATACTCGAAGTGATGAAACGACACGTTTAGAACCTGCTCAAGTGGTTATTATCGAAGGTATTCTTTTGCTCAATTCGCCCTTACTTCGGGAGCAATTTGACGTAAGCCTTTATATGGATACGCCGCTTGATATTTGTTTGCTGCGCCGTTTATCACGAGATGTGAAAGAGCGAGGGCGAACGATGGACTCTGTGATCAACCAGTATGTCAGCACGGTTCGTCCGATGTTCCAGCAATTCATTGAACCATCAAAGCAGTATGCCGATTTGATCATTCCACGTGGTGGTAAAAACCGCATTGCGATTGATATTTTGAAGTCACGGATCCATCAGTTACTTGAAGGTCACGCTTAG
- a CDS encoding Na+/H+ antiporter family protein: MNAVIIAVVLMLGLSLLRINVVIALTVSAIVAGVSAGLPLPDTIKAFEKGLGGGATIALGYAMLGAFAVALSRSGITIWLAHSIISKLGHEPTAKQSAVVEALMLFALLIMAVMSQNVIPVHIAFIPILVPPLLRIMSSFQLDRRLVACVLTFGLVTPYMLLPIGFGSIFLNDILLANLTNNGLEANANMVMPAMALPALGMVCGLLVAIFISYRKPRVYASTDIHEDKLVLPSFKQRMIALASIVITLVVQLYTGSIILGALAGVAVFTLTGLVKWNETHDVFYGGLKLMAMIGFIMIAASGFAEVVKATGHVDTLVAGLTEQFAGNQAVAAFAMLVVGLLITMGIGSSFSTIPIIATLYVPLCIGLEFSVPATIALVGTAAALGDAGSPASDSTLGPTSGLNADGQHDHIWDTVVPTFVHYNLPLMAAGWLAAISL; this comes from the coding sequence ATGAATGCTGTCATTATTGCCGTTGTTTTAATGCTGGGCTTAAGTTTGCTCAGAATCAACGTGGTGATTGCACTGACTGTCAGTGCGATTGTTGCCGGAGTGAGTGCGGGCCTACCACTGCCCGATACCATCAAAGCGTTTGAAAAAGGATTAGGAGGCGGCGCAACCATTGCGCTTGGGTACGCCATGTTAGGTGCCTTTGCCGTCGCCCTATCCCGTTCGGGTATCACCATTTGGTTGGCTCACAGCATTATTTCAAAACTTGGACACGAGCCCACAGCGAAGCAATCAGCAGTCGTCGAAGCACTGATGTTGTTTGCACTTCTGATTATGGCTGTTATGTCACAAAACGTAATTCCTGTGCACATTGCTTTTATCCCAATTTTAGTACCACCATTGTTACGCATTATGAGCTCGTTTCAGCTCGACCGAAGACTTGTTGCTTGTGTGCTTACGTTCGGTCTTGTCACCCCTTATATGTTGCTCCCTATTGGCTTTGGGTCCATATTTTTAAACGACATACTCTTGGCCAATTTAACTAACAATGGATTAGAAGCAAATGCCAATATGGTGATGCCCGCCATGGCATTGCCCGCGTTAGGCATGGTTTGTGGATTGCTGGTTGCAATATTCATTAGCTACCGTAAGCCAAGGGTCTATGCCTCTACAGATATTCACGAAGACAAGTTGGTGCTGCCGAGCTTTAAGCAACGTATGATTGCCCTTGCCTCAATTGTGATTACGCTCGTAGTTCAGCTTTACACAGGCTCCATTATTCTTGGTGCATTAGCAGGTGTAGCAGTGTTTACACTAACAGGCTTAGTTAAATGGAATGAAACACATGATGTGTTTTATGGCGGGTTGAAGTTAATGGCCATGATCGGCTTCATTATGATTGCCGCATCAGGCTTTGCTGAGGTCGTTAAAGCCACTGGCCATGTGGATACATTAGTCGCTGGGCTCACTGAACAATTTGCGGGTAATCAAGCTGTAGCGGCATTCGCGATGTTAGTGGTTGGATTATTGATCACTATGGGTATTGGTTCATCATTCTCAACTATTCCAATTATCGCCACGCTCTACGTGCCTTTATGTATTGGCTTGGAGTTCTCTGTACCAGCCACCATAGCACTTGTTGGCACAGCTGCTGCGTTGGGTGATGCAGGCTCACCCGCTTCAGATTCAACCTTGGGGCCAACGTCAGGCTTGAATGCCGACGGGCAACATGATCATATATGGGATACCGTTGTACCTACGTTCGTTCACTACAACTTACCCTTGATGGCGGCAGGTTGGCTAGCAGCCATTTCACTTTAA
- the pyrI gene encoding aspartate carbamoyltransferase regulatory subunit, translated as MAEHKLQVEAIERGTVIDHIPAGMGIRILKFFQLTQQQDAITVGLNLRSKHSSSKKDIIKVENTIFDVQQANQLALFAKDATINVIDDYDVVEKYQVTLPEAVIGVLTCPNSNCICHDEPVDSRFYVTEDTPDVTLKCHYCEKSFSQRLFVELK; from the coding sequence ATGGCAGAGCACAAGTTACAAGTTGAAGCCATTGAGCGCGGCACCGTCATTGACCACATCCCAGCTGGGATGGGCATTCGTATTCTGAAGTTCTTTCAACTCACTCAGCAGCAAGATGCGATTACCGTAGGTTTAAACCTGCGCTCAAAACACTCATCTAGCAAAAAAGATATTATCAAAGTCGAAAACACCATCTTTGATGTCCAACAGGCCAATCAGTTGGCGCTGTTTGCGAAAGATGCCACCATCAATGTGATTGACGACTATGATGTGGTTGAAAAATATCAGGTGACCTTACCTGAAGCTGTAATTGGCGTGTTGACCTGTCCCAATAGCAATTGCATATGCCACGATGAGCCAGTGGATAGTCGCTTTTACGTGACCGAAGATACGCCCGATGTCACTTTGAAATGTCACTATTGCGAAAAAAGCTTCTCTCAACGTCTATTCGTTGAACTTAAGTAA
- the pyrB gene encoding aspartate carbamoyltransferase: MTNTLYQKHIVSIADLSRDELELIVNTAKQLKQTPRPDLLRNKVIASCFFEASTRTRLSFETAAQRLGGTVIGFDSAGNTSLGQKGETLADSVKVISSYTDAFFMRHPKEGAARLASEFSNVPVINGGDGANQHPTQTLLDLFSIYETQGSLEHLHVAFVGDLKYGRTVHSLAQALSLFRCKFYFVSPQALAMPDYLCEELNKSGVEFEVVEELEQIIPKLDILYMTRVQKERFDPTEYQHMKANFVLSANMLSQVKDNLKVLHPLPRVDEITPDVDQTPYAYYFEQAENGVYARQALLALVLSKEFN; encoded by the coding sequence ATGACCAACACGCTCTACCAAAAGCACATTGTTTCCATCGCAGATTTATCACGCGATGAACTCGAGCTCATTGTAAATACCGCAAAGCAATTGAAGCAGACGCCTCGTCCAGATCTACTGCGCAATAAAGTTATTGCGAGTTGCTTTTTTGAAGCCTCAACTCGAACACGTTTATCATTTGAAACCGCAGCCCAACGGCTTGGCGGTACCGTGATAGGCTTTGATTCGGCAGGCAATACATCGCTGGGTCAAAAAGGTGAAACCTTAGCCGACTCTGTGAAAGTTATTTCTTCGTATACCGATGCATTTTTCATGCGCCATCCCAAAGAAGGTGCTGCGCGTTTAGCATCAGAGTTCTCCAATGTCCCCGTGATCAATGGAGGCGATGGCGCCAACCAACATCCGACACAAACATTGCTCGATTTATTTTCAATTTATGAAACTCAAGGCAGCCTTGAGCACTTGCATGTAGCCTTTGTTGGGGATCTTAAATATGGCCGTACCGTTCACTCTTTAGCGCAGGCTTTATCATTATTCCGCTGTAAATTTTACTTTGTATCACCGCAAGCATTGGCCATGCCCGACTATTTATGTGAAGAGCTAAATAAATCAGGCGTTGAGTTTGAAGTGGTCGAAGAGCTTGAGCAGATTATTCCAAAGCTCGATATTCTTTACATGACTCGGGTGCAAAAAGAACGCTTTGACCCCACTGAATATCAACATATGAAAGCCAATTTTGTTCTCAGCGCCAACATGTTGAGTCAAGTGAAGGACAACCTCAAAGTTCTTCACCCTCTTCCCAGAGTGGACGAAATTACGCCAGACGTAGACCAAACGCCATACGCTTACTATTTTGAACAGGCAGAAAATGGGGTGTACGCGCGCCAAGCGCTGCTCGCTTTAGTGTTATCAAAGGAGTTTAACTAA
- a CDS encoding winged helix-turn-helix domain-containing protein yields the protein MSINSNLSKGFFLRDFLVKPNFDCIECNGDTFKVEPKVMQVLLYLAHNNGHVVSTDELIEEVWKSTVVSPQSVHRCISKLRKLLATDDKSDVFIRTYPKKGYALEIEPTPYLGEESPLPTDEPVSETSASKRNTSALIWAGVLVVVLAIALWFAFGGAESTDNTPNSNVLNLPVINDSEHYYMQLASNSNQSHIATVRQTKSGVELIYQDPDMTQTIDSFDTGYADYRLAWSKDGQTLALSRYANRMTQIFTYQLDPQSLSFEQRKVVYESQKNRVGSMSWNNDNHILVTLTLLNEWEHYLYRLEPESGALYPTDFKQQAHQAKFGHGMIAIATRDYRQNHITVVNEEFELIERLTTLLNITDLELMPDGSGIVFSESDTLYRWYFNRRHAEPILTANGVLQNLTVTENEQYLYIESINDSNIKRHNINTRAVRVTGTNANERLPTFAHNSDMFAFVSDASGSEQIVTTNGNEQTTITNFDDEHTIDGMFWSTDDLWLLIQRGQQVLLYSFAVNSSKVVMDHNLFVEVIGLSNDHQHLFYSDSNSDPRTFYKFSIIDGSNKALSIPANSNAITINGELFFSARNSNKLFKLEPNNTRTFVTNMPYNSQFVSSSKSKLYYYLNRANQIKNIYEFDLTTGEHKLIVERGGYRGTVTSVQENEFLTEVDDPQSQLIQQLNH from the coding sequence ATGTCGATCAACTCCAATCTTTCTAAAGGCTTTTTTCTACGCGACTTTTTAGTCAAGCCTAATTTCGACTGCATTGAATGCAACGGCGACACATTCAAAGTAGAGCCAAAAGTCATGCAAGTCTTACTCTATTTGGCTCACAATAATGGGCATGTGGTCAGTACTGACGAACTCATTGAAGAGGTTTGGAAAAGTACCGTCGTGTCGCCGCAGTCTGTGCATCGTTGTATTTCAAAACTGCGAAAGTTATTGGCGACAGATGACAAGTCAGACGTTTTCATTCGCACTTACCCTAAAAAAGGGTATGCATTAGAGATCGAACCAACGCCGTACCTGGGTGAAGAAAGCCCACTTCCCACGGACGAACCCGTTTCAGAAACCTCCGCATCGAAACGCAATACGTCAGCGCTCATTTGGGCCGGAGTGCTTGTGGTGGTGCTTGCTATTGCGCTCTGGTTTGCCTTCGGTGGAGCTGAATCAACAGACAATACACCGAATAGCAACGTGCTCAATCTCCCTGTGATTAATGACAGCGAGCACTACTACATGCAATTAGCATCTAACTCCAACCAATCTCATATCGCGACTGTGAGACAAACCAAGTCTGGGGTCGAATTAATTTATCAAGATCCTGATATGACTCAAACCATTGATTCATTTGACACAGGTTATGCAGATTATCGCCTGGCTTGGTCAAAAGACGGCCAAACCCTCGCACTTAGTCGCTATGCCAACCGCATGACGCAAATATTTACGTATCAATTAGATCCCCAAAGCTTGTCTTTTGAACAACGCAAAGTTGTGTATGAAAGCCAAAAAAACCGTGTGGGGAGTATGAGCTGGAACAATGACAATCACATTCTTGTTACCCTCACGTTATTGAACGAATGGGAACACTACTTATATCGTTTGGAGCCAGAGTCTGGTGCGCTCTACCCCACAGACTTTAAACAGCAGGCGCATCAAGCCAAGTTTGGTCATGGCATGATTGCCATCGCAACACGCGATTATCGACAGAATCACATCACTGTGGTCAACGAAGAATTTGAATTAATAGAGCGCTTAACGACGCTGCTCAATATCACCGACTTAGAACTGATGCCAGATGGTTCCGGCATTGTATTCAGTGAGAGCGATACATTGTATCGCTGGTACTTTAATCGTCGCCACGCAGAACCAATCCTTACTGCAAACGGTGTATTGCAAAACCTCACTGTCACCGAGAACGAGCAATATCTGTATATCGAATCCATCAACGATAGCAATATTAAGCGACACAATATCAACACCAGAGCAGTGCGGGTGACAGGCACGAATGCCAATGAGCGCTTGCCTACCTTTGCCCACAACAGTGATATGTTCGCATTTGTAAGTGATGCCAGCGGCTCCGAGCAAATTGTGACTACCAACGGTAACGAACAAACCACGATTACAAATTTTGATGATGAACACACCATTGATGGAATGTTTTGGTCGACAGACGACTTGTGGCTTCTGATCCAACGAGGTCAGCAAGTACTCCTATATTCATTTGCTGTGAATAGCTCCAAAGTCGTCATGGACCATAATTTGTTTGTGGAAGTCATCGGGCTATCGAATGATCACCAACACCTGTTTTATAGCGACAGCAATAGTGATCCCAGAACCTTTTATAAGTTCTCGATTATTGATGGCTCGAACAAGGCGCTTTCGATTCCAGCCAACAGCAATGCAATTACAATCAATGGCGAACTATTCTTCAGCGCTCGCAACAGCAACAAGTTATTCAAACTTGAGCCGAACAATACGCGCACCTTTGTCACTAACATGCCTTACAACAGCCAGTTTGTATCCAGTAGTAAAAGTAAACTTTACTATTACTTGAACCGCGCCAATCAGATCAAAAATATCTATGAGTTTGATCTCACCACAGGTGAGCACAAACTGATTGTTGAACGCGGCGGATACAGAGGTACGGTGACCTCGGTGCAAGAAAACGAATTTCTCACAGAAGTTGATGACCCTCAAAGCCAGCTCATCCAGCAATTAAATCACTAA